The sequence TACATGAAACATTTCAAATTAAATATACTAAATCAAGTGTCCTATGGCCATTTCTTTTGgaaattattttatatttttgatatAGAATAAGAAAAAAGTTGGCAATATCTTTCACAATTACTTTCAGATAAATGAGCTTTTCAAGAGCACAAATCTATTCTGCCCGACACTCCACTTTGATCTAAGGCACAGAAACAAACTTTAACCGGTTTTATAAACTTTAAGTGATTGGTAATCATACCAGATGTAGAGATgtttaaagttttattttttacccTAGATGTTCATTTGAGTGTGATCTTCCCCAGTAGCTAATATGATGGGGAAACAGTGTAATTAAGTGGTATTGGTAGAGGTGAGTTTTTACGAGTACGACTAAATGGGCCCAGTATCGGCCTGATCCCCGATGCGAGTATCGGTATCGGGCCACACCACATGCAAAGCTCGCGACCCTATTCAAACTAGtttcagcacagacacacacaaattcacattgTCTTTACACATCACACTGATGCAAAACAATCAATTCATGGTTTCAGCCATCACTGTTTCAAAGATTTTATTTTGCACAAAAAAGTTCTTGATATTACTTTACAAAAAATACTATTTGCATTAAATACAGGTGATTCACccacaagagagaaagatgaactGGCCTCTCTCTCCAAACTTAATCCTTCTCCACTCTCACTTTCCGTCCTTGATCGTTCAAATTTTCATTGCTCCGCCACCCTCAAAATTCAAAATTTCAAATTATATTTCTGACATGGATCGTGAATATTATGTATAACTCCAAaatactgactcaaacaaatgCCCACCCAGCCCCTCACCCTTTAGCTATCCCTAAGCCCTTTGCTCATCATACGTATCTTATATGGGATTATAGTGGTAACACATTAGGAATTTtagtctgtctccctcttctctttctttaccATCCATTTGCAACCTTTCTCCATCATTCATAACCAGATTCAGGCACCATATACACTTTCATTGCTGTATGTCATGTACAGGAAAAGGTCCTCATCATGATGCTCCTGCAGCCATAGAGAAGAAGGAATTAGTATTTGCTTTACATGCAACACATCAAGCAAATATGTGAAACATTCCATGTGAATTTAATTTAACCCATTCCATGCGGTTGGTAGCAGAGTAATTGGTTTGATTAGGGCGATGTTCTTACCTCATAGACTGCAGAGAGGGGCATGCTGGATGGGGGTAGGGAGTTcttgacaaaaaagaaaagagcctCCTCGGGCCTCATAGACACTCGCTGTCTAATCAGGAAACACAGCTGACCCACTGCAAGACATTTAATAAGACATTCAATAAGAGGAAGTTTTAAGTGTTATGACAAACTAAAAAGATGTTTGCAATGGAATTAAGGGTCACGCGTGTAAAAAGGGAAGTAATTGCAAATGGTCAGACATAAACATCATCCAGTTTCATTTTCTTATAAAAGGAATATTTAATCATTTAATAGTTAAATATTTCTTTTATAAGAAAATGAAATAATTATTGAGAAGTCTAAAGGGCTGGATTTCCCCATCTGCACCATGTGATATGCACAGTAGGTCACAATACATTATATCACAATGCTATTTAAAGTAATTTACGTCCAATTTTAACACTTTCATCAAGGTCCTaaattaaacaattaaatatatctttaaaaaaaaaatacattacacAATTAATTAAATACATCTTTAAAATAACACTTTCATCAAGGTCCTAAATTAAACAATTACATACATCTTTAAAATGCATAAGAAAAAGAGACATTCTGTGTGTTTGCAACTTTGTGGTTACTGCTGTTGCCATCTACAGGAGCTGCATAGGTATTACAATAATGATTAACGGTCTACAGAAACCCACATCAAAAAATACTGCTTTCGTGAATATCTTTATGAACAACTAGACTGATATGATGGGAAGTCATTTAGAAGTCATTGAGAAGGGCTGAACAGTGGAGTACAAAACATGTCTGACTTACCTGTAAGATCTGAGGGAACTAGGTACTTCTTTTTGTCCAGTTCTGGAGCTCGTGACCTAGCAGCCCTCTCCACAATAATCTGATCAGAATGAAAAGAAAGAAGTTTGCTCTGTAAGATCTGTTGCTTGCACAATAAACAATGGAAATGACAAATCACAGCCTCATCACATTAGACTGCATAACTGGAAGTGACCTTACAGGTATTTTATCGGGGTGTTTAGCTCGGACCCGCTCCCCCTCTGCTTTCCTCACTTCCGGAGGGACAGTTCGCTGATACTGACTGGTCATCTAAAGGGGAGAGACAGGGGGGAATCATCTCACATCTTCCACAAGTTACTGACATCATTTATAAGTGTGCAACTACAATATGGTCATGCGTAGTATGATTTGTCATTTAACCTGACGACCAAGAGCATGTTCCAGAAATCTTCAGACAAGTTCACAATAAACAGACTGAATACAGAGAATCACTAGCACCAAATACATGTTATTTTCCTCAATAACTGGATGTCAGTGAATTACACCGTTTGGCCTTCATTGACATAACTTCAGACAGAATACCATAACATAACTTATGCAATGTGCTATATCAGTTATGTAATGTTAACAAAGGTAAGTACACccttaacaaaaaataaataaatagagagaaatgagaaagccaatgctgagtaggcctactgtagtgtTTGGTAGGGCCTACTACCTCAGACACTATGCAATATGATTTCAGCAGTGCAGACTAGAACATCATAGTAAATGACCAAAGTGGAAAACCACTCATCATAAACATCTGTTTGCTATCGTTGCCTCCCCAGTAAAACAGACCCTGACGCGGTTTTGTTAGGCTCGACGTTTATCATTAATTTCCAtcagtaggctaacgttacctcAGCGCTAAGACCATTACGCTATCTGTAACGTTAAAATCATTCACATGACAACGATAGTAACGTTATACCCTCTCTAGTTTAGTCGACAACTGATAGGCAAGACTGACCTACCCCACTACGTCGTCGGAAACAAGcgattaacgttagctaacccaGTGATACACATACCTTAATACCCTACTTGCTAGCTGGGAGGCTAAGTGAActagtgttgtgctgtgctgtgctaccCTAcatacatctatctatctagagggCTAGTAGAAGAAGCTATGCCAATAACGATAAACCTCACCTTAAAAACACTGGCAGCTGAATATCAGACCCTGTAAACGGGACACAAACCAGTCCTTTCTGAAGCACAACAAGACCACACTAAAACGTGGAGCTAATTGCAGATACAAGGCAAATTATCCTCAAATTTCCCGTGAAGAAGTCTATTTTAAAATGTCGACTGATCCACTTCTCTCggtgaaacaacaacaaactctAACCCGCCCATTGCATTGAAATGTGACCAATGGGAGACGTACACAAAGACAGACGTTACATCCATCCATTCAGTGGCGGACGAAGGTTGGGTTTCTAGACTGTTGAcaatatttccattgggttaaACCACTAACGATCCGCCTCTGGTTGAGATGAATGACAGCACACTATACAAATAGCATACAACCAAACTAGGCCAAAATGCCCTACGTGTCATGCTACAGGGCAGAACTGAATGTGTCTTTGCTTCCTAGTGGAGAACTTGCAGAATCGGTTCAGATTCTCTTCTTTCCGACTGTTTTCCCAGACAAattgaaaacaataaattaGTTATCGCTAATTCCAGTGATAGATTTCATTAGAAGCTGTTTTTAAGGCCTAGTCTAGGCCACTTCAGACGTAGTTGCCCCGTTAAACAGAATGTAGGCTATTGTTTTCATTTACTATACACACTCtgagagtaggcctatattatagCGTTAAAAATATGGAAATTGTAGAATAATATGGTTTCAGAGCATAATGCTATTCTTGAAAAACAACGAGAGTAGGCTATTGCACAACAGTCTGTGGATAACCAATACTATTGTTGACTGTCTGAACAACGACACAGTTCAAATATAGATAGATTaggctaatatatatatatatatatatatatatatatatatatagtggtaattcaatgtgcttcaCAAAAAAGTGAAGGATTGTACAACCCTACAAATCATGTTAACCCTATATGTTATTGAGTTCAAAGACAGCATATAATtgtgatagacagagagagagagagagagagagagagagagagagagataacattGACAGAgagaattttatttttttgtaatgcaatatttattgAGTTTTGAATGAGAGAATGttcatttttaattaattatcGGCAATAcatctcaaaaaagttgggacaaggGCATATACTTGCCACTGTACGTTGTGtgacctcttcatttaacaacattctgtaaatgtttgtgaATTGAGGAAAGACCAGATGCTAGAGTTCTGAGAATGACCTGTCGTCCCATTCTTGCCCATTATAAAATATACATTGCTCAACAGTTTGGGGTCTTAATAGTTTTTCATTTCATGATGGACCCAATGTGATAGGTCTGGACAGCAGATCATCCATTTTAGCACTTGGGCTATGGAGCCATCATGTGTCACTGTTGTAATATGTACAGACTACAGTTTGCCATTGTtctcctgaaatattcaagttCTTAGGCTACCTGAGAAAGGCCTGGACTGGATGGcagtatgttgctcaaaacaaTACACTCCGCATAATGAGAATTTTTGCACCTTGATATCCTTACATCTCAACATAGGCTCTACTCATCGTCAAACATCACTATCATAATATCCTGACCTGACCAAATGGCATCTTTTAAGGTCAGTGAACCTGACATAGTAGCCTATTCCAGAGCCGCTCTGGCCTATTCTGTAAGACCTTTACTGTGGAAAATGTCCCCCGGAAGTTGTTACTTCAGCTACCGGGCCAAAAGAACGAAAGGACCGTATTATTAGACCGTGCTCTTATTTCCAGGTGGAATTGAAATAAAAGAAATAATATAGTTATAC is a genomic window of Alosa sapidissima isolate fAloSap1 chromosome 10, fAloSap1.pri, whole genome shotgun sequence containing:
- the zgc:92606 gene encoding gamma-aminobutyric acid receptor-associated protein-like 1, encoding MTSQYQRTVPPEVRKAEGERVRAKHPDKIPIIVERAARSRAPELDKKKYLVPSDLTVGQLCFLIRQRVSMRPEEALFFFVKNSLPPSSMPLSAVYEEHHDEDLFLYMTYSNESVYGA